The region CTTCGGGCAGAAACGCGCCGAGGACCAGGGTGAAGAATGCGTAGAGCAGCGGGAACAGAATGACGGCGGTGAGCACGATCAGTTTGTGGTCGCGCAGGCCGGTCATGTAGGCCGCGATAAAATAGAAGAAAAAGGAGGTAACGTAGAAGCCGATCTCGAACACGGCGAAGGTGTAGATAACACCCAGGAGCATGATGTAGACGGGCTTCCAGGCGGTGTAGGAGAAGTCGAACTTCACCATGCCCCGGAGGCGTTCCTTGTCGCGCGCGGTGAGGGAGCGCACGAGCATGCCGAATGCGAGCACCATGA is a window of Alphaproteobacteria bacterium DNA encoding:
- a CDS encoding tripartite tricarboxylate transporter TctB family protein, whose translation is MTRLMAERLVAIGLILAAGFMYTQTTGWPKRAGAFPQFAEIGIMVLAFGMLVRSLTARDKERLRGMVKFDFSYTAWKPVYIMLLGVIYTFAVFEIGFYVTSFFFYFIAAYMTGLRDHKLIVLTAVILFPLLYAFFTLVLGAFLPEGILF